The window GTAAAATTTTTCTAACTCAGGAAATTCCGAGAAATACATGTTCACATTAATATAATATAAAAACGAAGTAAAAACATACATGCCATATAAAATTAAGATGGAAGTAATAATATGATTCCCCTGAGATCCCCAAAAGGCCAAAAAAATCAATGCAAAGCACCATATCATTCTGGGGAAAACAAAGGTATGGTCAAACAGTAAAACCCGAGTCATAAAATTTGAGAAAAAGCCAACCAGCGGGGAGGATTTTTCCAGGTGAAACATATGTGCAACTTCCAATTCCCCCCGCTGCCAGCGTTGGCGCTGAACATACAATTTATCCAGATTATCGATTGGGTCCACCATGAAAAAAGCATTTTCACAGATATGAATTTTTTGACTCAGCAGCTTTCGAACTTGAAATGTCAGATGGGTGTCTTCACTGACCGTATCCGTATTATATAATTGCGTTTTTAAAATCGTTGATTTGCGGAAAGCCGAAAATGCGCCTGATAAAGTAAAAATACTGTTTAATTCAGATTCAAAATTTCTCCCCACCAAAAACGCCTGACAATATTCCATGAATTCCAACTTCCGAAACAGCCTTTTCATAGGGCTTTTTGTATTGTTAATTAGTTGAGGATTCGTTAAAATACTCCCCGTCATACAATGAACATTAGAATTTTGTTCAAATCGCAAAATAATATTTTTCAAGGCATTCGGATGCAGCTTTCCATCACTGTCAATATGGATAATGTATTTGCCTTCACTATTAAATAAAGCCATATTCAATGCTTTGGATTTCCCCTGTTTTGCATTAATCCATTGCATGGATAAGTTGCAGAATTTAGCCTGCGCCCTTTGATATGCTTCAAAACTGTTGTCGGTACTTTTGTTGTTTACCAGCAAAATATCGATCAGATCAATCGGATAGTCTGAATGATAGACGGACTCCAAACATGCTTCTAAAGTATCCCCCGAGTTGTAAACCGGTATGATAAGCGATATTTCCGGAAAGCGGATAGGGTCCTTTTCCTTTTTACGCTGTAATCCTTTTTTCAATAAAATGATAAATCCAAAAACAGAAGGGATAATTTCCATCACAAGAGGAATGGCAACCCATGCAAGCCAAAAAATGAATTGACTTGACAGTATTTTAATGATTGCCAGCATAACTAAATCCTCCTACCTTTTGTCTTATTATTTGAGACTTTGTAAAAACGATAAAATATAAAATAATGGATAAAGCATAAAATACAAGCCGGCCAACAATTGAATGGGCAAAATAGAATATGCCGCTGCCATAGTAATAAACCATCATGCAAATAATAAATACGCGCAGAATGTTGGCAGCAAAAATCCATACAACCGCGCCGATGTTGATGCTCAATTTTTCAATCGTGCTATAGACGGGGAAAAACCAAAGCATAGCGGTAAATGCCATAATTTCAATAATTCCGGAACATTCCAAATCTATGTATAAGGAAATTACGGCCGACCTGGCATTGGGAACAAATAAAACCCCCAACTGAGTCGAGGCTTCGTATAAATGGGTAGCTTGTCCCAATAGCCCTGAAACATAGGCAACCAATCTCGAAAATGGAATCGTAACAGCAGGGCTAATCCAAATCATCATAAAAATAAAGAACCCTACGCTTCCCCAAACGAAGGTAAAAAAATCCAATCTGGATCGATATCCTACCCTGAGAAAATAGAGCCATATGACAAAACAAATGATCGATATTGTCATCATACAGTCAGCTTCCCTTTCTTTTTATAAAATAAATATCCAACCCCGGCTATAGCGGCGCAAACGGTAATCCCGATGTAAGGCGCTGTATCCGTACCGGCACACGCAATGCGCCTGTACATTAAATTGGGTGTAAAAAATTCCAATACCCGGATATTTCCCGGGTCAATATTTTGATTTTGTCTTTGAAATTCCGAATAGGGAATTTTCAACTCAAGCTCATCGTTAATGCCGCCCGCATTTCGTTTCAGCATCGCCAGAGAATCTTTTGCAATAGAATTTGAAATGCCCGAGTCACGGTGTCTGACTTCCACCGGATGAAGCCCTGCGCCAAACGAACCGTTCGTTATGGTGCCCCCGCCCGGCAGTACAACTTGAAATGCGGCCATTTGTCCGTCACACCAAAATTGATAATCATAACCATTCAGGCTGGTGTACCAGTTTTTTGCCATAATAATATGTACATATACATATTTGTCATCTCTGTAAAGTGACATCTTATGACGAATGGTAGTGTTATAGGGTTTTCCGTTTTCATCGGTGATCGTAACTGTTTCATTTTTTTGCGTAACCGGATTCCATTGATTTTCGAATATGTAAGGATTGTCCCAATTATATTCATATGAATACGGGACATTTACCCAATCATCAAAAGACCCGTCAATCTGAATGACTTGATTACCGGAATCAGCGGGAATACTATGATCGGCAGCCGCAGCGTAAACTGGCGTCAAATTACTCAGAAAAATGAAGGAAATAAAAAACATTATCAATACTTTTAATTTTTTCACTTATAATCCTCCAATTTATTAACACGGATAATCGATCGATTAATTAACATGATAATAATATTTTATCTGAAATCGTAAAAACTCTGGTTGGAGACTCGCTGATCTCAAGCTTTAGCAAATCGTAATGATTTGTCAAGACGATTGACTGAAGATCGTTATAAAACAAAGTCCCTATATTTTCTACAGTTGGACTGGAATTTGCGAATGGTACCGTATTGTTTAAATACTTCCCTTTGTATTGTTCCAGATAATCGTCAATAATTTTTTCGATATATTCATAACTCGCAAATACATTCCCCTGTTTTTCAAGATAAAGGACTATTTTCAAGGTGTGAAAATGTGCTTGCTGTTCGGATAACGATGTGTTCAAGTTATGAGCAATGTGGAGCTTAAATGTATATTTATATGCTCTGTAAGCCATATTACCTCCAGCTTCATTATAAATTCTTTAATATATAAAGATTATATCATTGATTATACATGCTTCTATTAAGTTAAACGAATTACCTTAATGTTACAGATTTAATTTCCAAAAGGAGTTGCCAACCTTGAACCAACAGCTTGGACCGTCTTTACTCAAACGAATACAAAGCTATTTATTTGAAAAACCAAATTCTTTGCCGGAATTATTATTTATGATTCTACGGTACTTGTTTCTTTTCACTTTTTTATGGATTTTCGTAAATATCTGTTTTTTTAACTCCAGCAGTATGTGTTTATTTAACATGCCATTGTCTGTTACAATTGCATGTATTGTTTTAATTATATTGTTCCTGTTAATATATCAATTCAAGAAATATGCTCAAACACATTTTGCTTTTTACGGATTTATATCAAAGTTTAATGTATTGATTGCCGTGAGTGGTATATTGATTCTGTTTATTTTTCAAGTTGTAATGGCACGGGCGATCTACCGCCCAATCGGTTGGGATTGCGGTGCCATTGTTGAATGCGCGGTAAAAGGAGATTTGACATCTCAGCGTTTCTATTTTTCAACATATCCGAACAATCTGCTGATGTTCTATTTGTTAAAAAATTTGCTGGGTGTTTTTTTCTATTTCGGTGGGACAAATCACTGGTTGTTTTTATCTATCGTTAATATCTTGTTGGTTGATCTGACAATCTATCTGGTGTTTACTGTCTGTAAAAAACTGTTTGGCCTTGCCTGCGGGTTTACCTCATATGCATTATTTGTTATGATATTTGGTCTTTCGCCATGGTTGGTTGTACCTTATTCCGATACTTTCGCCATGGTGTTTTCTCCTTTGATTATTTTAATGTTTTTAAACTTCCAGAGAACAGGCCGTGTTTTCTGGAAGGGCGTTTACTTGTTTCTGGTTGGATTCTTATCCGTCATCGGCTATTATATCAAACCGTATACTCTGATCGTATTGATTTCGATTTTAATCTATTTATTCGTTCGCAGCATAAACAGCTTAAAAAGATTCGGCTTTTTTGTGTTAGCTTTACTGATCGCTGTGACAGGCGTATCGGCTTCCTATTTTTTGTACAATGTTACTGTGAAAGATCCCTATTCAAATGTTCTGGATTATTCCCAGTCCCTGCCAATGTCATACTATTTTATGATGGGGTTAAATACCGCGGTATCCGGGGGAACCGGTAAAACGCTGTATGGAGCATACAGTGATAAAGACAACTTGTTTGTGTACAGTCTGCCTACCCAGCAGACGAAACAGACGGAGACTCTAAAAGAAGCAATGAGGCGAATTCATGCTTACACTCCAACAGGATACGCACGGTTTTTGTCCAACAAAGCCAATTGGGTGTTCAGTGACGGAACCTTTTGGGTTGAGGGAGAAGGCTATGATGTAGATGCGCCGAGTGTATCAACTTCGGCCTTCAGTCAATGGGTTCAAAGTTATTTCCGTTTTTACGGCGCGAATTATTTCAGCTTTGCAACTTTCGCACAGGCGATATGGGTAATCCTGTTGTTCTTACTGATCTGCCCCTTATTTAATAACAGCAATGATTTTAAAAAATCATTGGTAAATGTTCTGAGAATAGCAGTTTTAGGGTTCCTGCTTTATCAAATGTTATTTGAAGCTCGTTCCCGCTATATTATTGCGGTGCTTCCGGTTATCATCATTTTATCGACAAGTGGATTTTCAAATTTTCATGAAAATTTTTACAGCTATCATGAAAATAACATAAAGTAGTTTGCACCTTTCTCACTGCTTTCGAATACATCTCTGAGTATAAAACAAGGACAAAGCAAATGCTTTGTCCTTGTTTTGACATAAGGCTGTGAAACGCTCAAAAAGCTGGGAGAAAATGAAAATGTGAGGGACTGGAGCGTTATTAATCTTATTTGTTCACTGTTACCCAGCACAATTTATTATTTATAAACCCGGTATTGATCATTCCGTTATCATGGAGATACGCAAGATAAGAGCGAACCGTGCTTCCGACAAGGACATATTGGTTAAAGTCCATATTTAAATTGTATCTTTCAAAAACAGCTTTTAAAATATCATCAAAACTGATTGCATCGACACAAATTTTTTTCAGGTTATCGATAATATCACTTACCTTTTTCAGGTTAGCTTCCACCAAATGCCCTATATTTTCTGTGGGTTCTGCGTGAGCGGGTATAAACAATCTGCCTTCAAGTGTTTTTACTTTTTCGAGACTTTGTATGTAACTGGCGACATCATAAAGAAAAGAAATATGGTATTTCTCGATAATATTTTCGCTGGTTAGGCAATCTGCCAAAAACCAAACATCATCACAAGTTTTCAATGCTGTCATAGAAAGGGAATGTCCGTTAATAGCTGTCATTTGTAGCCCTTCCGGTAAAACATCTTCCGTCAGTTCCAGCACATCACTGCTTTGTGCAAATAAAAATTTATTGCGAAGTTCTTTGCAGGGGAATCCTCCATAAAGAAAAGATGGTTCTAATATAGGGTCGTTTATGAAAGCCCGGTCTATTCCGGCAGCATAAATTGAACAGCCTGTCCGCTGCTGCAATAAATTATTTCCACCAATATGATCTGCGTGTGAGTGAGTGTTAATAATCATTTTTAACACCCAATGATTTGCTTCGAGGATTTTCTGAACTTTCTTTCCGGCGTCCTTGTCATTGCCACTGTCAATAAGGCAAATATCCGTGTCATTAATTTTAAAAATACCCATTTTAGCAGGACAATTGATATAATATGTTTTTTCTCCAACTTGCTGTAATTCGTACATTTCTTTTACTCCTTCCCTGTATTTAGTCCAATTTTATAACATCCCGAGCCTCTACCTGAATTTTTGCATACTCGTCTGTGAGCCATGGTACGTTTTGTACAGCAACCGGCAATATCTTTGCGGGTTTTACCGTATCCACAAGAGCCTTCAGCGCCATGGCATCAGCATGCCCGCTATTGCGCAGCGTGACGACCTCAAGCCCCTTATCCGCAGCAAAGGCTAGAAACTCTTGCGTTGCAGCACTGTTCCAACTTT of the uncultured Caproiciproducens sp. genome contains:
- a CDS encoding TIGR03111 family XrtG-associated glycosyltransferase — encoded protein: MLAIIKILSSQFIFWLAWVAIPLVMEIIPSVFGFIILLKKGLQRKKEKDPIRFPEISLIIPVYNSGDTLEACLESVYHSDYPIDLIDILLVNNKSTDNSFEAYQRAQAKFCNLSMQWINAKQGKSKALNMALFNSEGKYIIHIDSDGKLHPNALKNIILRFEQNSNVHCMTGSILTNPQLINNTKSPMKRLFRKLEFMEYCQAFLVGRNFESELNSIFTLSGAFSAFRKSTILKTQLYNTDTVSEDTHLTFQVRKLLSQKIHICENAFFMVDPIDNLDKLYVQRQRWQRGELEVAHMFHLEKSSPLVGFFSNFMTRVLLFDHTFVFPRMIWCFALIFLAFWGSQGNHIITSILILYGMYVFTSFLYYINVNMYFSEFPELEKFYRTKLYLVFLLPIYNFVVFWIRVAGIINSIKGSNSWKTNNLTEECGKFSSIIKSDSFALSCFFVHKNKRVHYQAAERGSEF
- the xrtG gene encoding exosortase family protein XrtG, translating into MMTISIICFVIWLYFLRVGYRSRLDFFTFVWGSVGFFIFMMIWISPAVTIPFSRLVAYVSGLLGQATHLYEASTQLGVLFVPNARSAVISLYIDLECSGIIEIMAFTAMLWFFPVYSTIEKLSINIGAVVWIFAANILRVFIICMMVYYYGSGIFYFAHSIVGRLVFYALSIILYFIVFTKSQIIRQKVGGFSYAGNH
- a CDS encoding Firmicu-CTERM sorting domain-containing protein — encoded protein: MKKLKVLIMFFISFIFLSNLTPVYAAAADHSIPADSGNQVIQIDGSFDDWVNVPYSYEYNWDNPYIFENQWNPVTQKNETVTITDENGKPYNTTIRHKMSLYRDDKYVYVHIIMAKNWYTSLNGYDYQFWCDGQMAAFQVVLPGGGTITNGSFGAGLHPVEVRHRDSGISNSIAKDSLAMLKRNAGGINDELELKIPYSEFQRQNQNIDPGNIRVLEFFTPNLMYRRIACAGTDTAPYIGITVCAAIAGVGYLFYKKKGKLTV
- a CDS encoding 6-carboxytetrahydropterin synthase; its protein translation is MAYRAYKYTFKLHIAHNLNTSLSEQQAHFHTLKIVLYLEKQGNVFASYEYIEKIIDDYLEQYKGKYLNNTVPFANSSPTVENIGTLFYNDLQSIVLTNHYDLLKLEISESPTRVFTISDKILLSC
- a CDS encoding MBL fold metallo-hydrolase, with the protein product MYELQQVGEKTYYINCPAKMGIFKINDTDICLIDSGNDKDAGKKVQKILEANHWVLKMIINTHSHADHIGGNNLLQQRTGCSIYAAGIDRAFINDPILEPSFLYGGFPCKELRNKFLFAQSSDVLELTEDVLPEGLQMTAINGHSLSMTALKTCDDVWFLADCLTSENIIEKYHISFLYDVASYIQSLEKVKTLEGRLFIPAHAEPTENIGHLVEANLKKVSDIIDNLKKICVDAISFDDILKAVFERYNLNMDFNQYVLVGSTVRSYLAYLHDNGMINTGFINNKLCWVTVNK